One genomic window of Marinobacter gudaonensis includes the following:
- the rplN gene encoding 50S ribosomal protein L14, with translation MIQTQTMLEVADNSGARQVMCIKVLGGSHRRYASVGDIIKVTVKEAIPRGKVKKGQVLKAVVVRTAKGVRRPDGSLIRFDGNAAVLLNNQDAPIGTRIFGPVTRELRNEKFMKIISLAPEVL, from the coding sequence ATGATTCAGACTCAAACAATGCTTGAAGTCGCGGATAACAGCGGTGCACGCCAGGTGATGTGCATCAAGGTCCTGGGCGGTTCACACCGGCGTTACGCCAGCGTTGGGGATATTATCAAGGTGACCGTCAAGGAAGCCATCCCGCGCGGTAAGGTGAAGAAAGGCCAGGTCCTGAAAGCTGTCGTGGTACGCACCGCCAAAGGTGTGCGCCGTCCCGACGGTTCGCTGATCCGTTTCGACGGAAACGCGGCAGTACTTCTGAACAATCAGGACGCTCCTATCGGTACCCGTATCTTCGGACCGGTTACCCGTGAACTGCGTAATGAGAAGTTCATGAAAATTATCTCACTGGCACCCGAAGTACTTTAA
- the rplX gene encoding 50S ribosomal protein L24, with protein MKKIKRDDEVIVTTGKDKGKRGKVLKVQDDGRVVVSGINMIKKHTKPNPMLGTPGGIVEKEAPIQASNVAIFNPQTGKADRVGFQIKEDGAKVRIFKSTNEAVDNQ; from the coding sequence ATGAAAAAGATCAAACGAGATGACGAAGTAATCGTCACCACGGGGAAAGACAAAGGCAAACGTGGTAAAGTCCTGAAAGTTCAGGACGATGGCCGTGTGGTTGTTTCCGGGATCAACATGATCAAGAAACACACCAAGCCGAACCCGATGCTGGGCACCCCAGGTGGCATCGTCGAAAAAGAAGCACCTATCCAGGCTTCCAACGTGGCTATTTTTAATCCGCAGACCGGCAAAGCCGATCGCGTAGGCTTCCAGATCAAGGAAGACGGCGCGAAAGTGCGGATCTTCAAGTCCACGAACGAAGCTGTCGATAACCAGTAA
- the rpsH gene encoding 30S ribosomal protein S8 — MSMQDTLADMFTRIRNAQMASKADVTMPSSKMKVSVAQVLKDEGYVDDFSVSADAKPELTITLKYFGGKPVIEEIKRVSRPSLRQYKGAGELPKVSGGLGVAIVSTSKGVMTDRAARAAGVGGEVICTVF; from the coding sequence ATGAGTATGCAAGACACGCTTGCGGATATGTTTACCCGTATCCGTAATGCCCAGATGGCATCTAAAGCAGACGTAACGATGCCGTCTTCAAAAATGAAGGTGTCCGTAGCCCAGGTCCTCAAGGACGAAGGTTACGTAGACGATTTTTCCGTTTCAGCCGACGCGAAGCCCGAGCTGACGATTACTCTGAAATACTTCGGTGGCAAGCCGGTTATTGAAGAGATCAAGCGGGTCAGCCGTCCGAGTCTGCGCCAGTACAAAGGCGCTGGGGAACTGCCGAAAGTATCCGGTGGTCTGGGAGTCGCGATTGTCTCAACGTCCAAGGGCGTTATGACAGACCGCGCCGCACGTGCTGCTGGCGTGGGTGGCGAAGTCATCTGCACCGTATTCTAG
- the rplF gene encoding 50S ribosomal protein L6, translating into MSRVANNPVVLPSGVEVKLNGQEISVKGSKGALQFTIHQAVEVKQEENVLRFAARDGAQKSRALAGTTRALVNNMVTGVSTGWERKLQLTGVGYRAQAQGKKLNLTLGFSHPVEYELPEGITAETPSNTEVVIRGIDKQQVGQVAAEVRAFRPPEPYKGKGVRYADEQVRRKEAKKK; encoded by the coding sequence ATGTCCAGGGTTGCCAATAATCCTGTCGTGCTGCCTTCCGGTGTTGAGGTTAAGCTGAACGGACAGGAAATTAGTGTGAAGGGTTCCAAGGGAGCGCTTCAGTTCACCATTCACCAGGCGGTTGAAGTAAAGCAGGAAGAGAATGTTCTTCGCTTTGCGGCCCGCGATGGTGCTCAAAAGTCCCGCGCTCTTGCAGGTACTACACGCGCACTGGTCAACAACATGGTGACCGGTGTTTCCACAGGCTGGGAGCGCAAGCTCCAGCTGACGGGCGTAGGTTACCGTGCCCAGGCGCAAGGTAAGAAGCTCAATCTGACCCTGGGTTTTTCGCACCCGGTTGAGTATGAGCTGCCCGAGGGGATTACCGCTGAAACTCCTTCCAACACGGAAGTGGTGATTCGCGGAATCGACAAGCAACAGGTTGGCCAGGTCGCTGCGGAAGTCCGCGCGTTCCGTCCGCCCGAGCCTTACAAGGGCAAGGGTGTTCGTTATGCGGATGAGCAGGTCAGACGCAAAGAAGCCAAGAAGAAATAA
- the tuf gene encoding elongation factor Tu has product RNKPHLNVGTIGHVDHGKTTLTAALTRVCHEVFGTGESRAFDQIDNAPEERARGITIATSHVEYDSPTRHYAHVDCPGHADYVKNMITGAAQMDGAILVCSAADGPMPQTREHILLSRQVGVPYIVVFLNKADMVDDEELLELVEMEVRDLLSQYDFPGDDTPIVTGSALMALEGKDDNEMGTTAVKKLVEALDSYIPEPERAIDQPFLMPIEDVFSISGRGTVVTGRVERGILKTGDEVEIVGIRDTQKTTCTGVEMFRKLLDEGRAGENIGALLRGTKRDDVERGQVLCVPGSIKPHTKFECEVYVLSKEEGGRHTPFFKGYRPQFYFRTTDVTGSCELPEGVEMVMPGDNVKMSVTLIAPIAMEDGLRFAIREGGRTVGAGVVSKIIE; this is encoded by the coding sequence CGTAATAAGCCGCACTTGAACGTGGGCACCATTGGTCACGTAGACCATGGTAAGACCACTCTGACAGCTGCCCTGACTCGTGTATGTCACGAAGTGTTCGGCACTGGTGAGAGCCGTGCGTTTGACCAGATCGATAACGCCCCGGAAGAGCGTGCGCGTGGTATCACCATCGCGACCTCCCACGTTGAGTACGATTCCCCGACTCGTCACTACGCACACGTAGACTGCCCGGGCCACGCTGACTATGTGAAGAACATGATCACTGGTGCGGCGCAGATGGACGGCGCGATCCTGGTTTGCTCCGCTGCTGACGGCCCCATGCCGCAGACCCGTGAGCACATCCTGCTGTCCCGTCAGGTTGGCGTACCTTACATCGTTGTGTTCCTGAACAAAGCGGACATGGTTGACGATGAAGAGCTGCTTGAGCTGGTTGAGATGGAAGTTCGTGACCTGCTGAGCCAGTACGACTTCCCGGGCGACGACACGCCGATCGTTACCGGTTCCGCGCTGATGGCGCTGGAAGGTAAGGATGACAACGAGATGGGTACTACTGCTGTTAAGAAGCTGGTAGAAGCCCTGGACTCTTACATCCCTGAGCCGGAGCGTGCGATCGATCAGCCGTTCCTGATGCCGATCGAGGACGTCTTCTCCATCTCTGGCCGTGGTACTGTAGTAACCGGTCGTGTTGAGCGTGGCATCCTGAAGACTGGCGACGAAGTTGAGATCGTTGGTATTCGTGACACCCAGAAGACCACCTGTACCGGTGTTGAGATGTTCCGCAAGCTGCTCGACGAAGGTCGTGCGGGTGAGAACATCGGTGCGCTGCTGCGTGGCACCAAGCGTGACGACGTTGAGCGTGGTCAGGTTCTGTGTGTGCCGGGCTCCATCAAGCCGCACACCAAGTTCGAGTGCGAAGTGTACGTACTGTCCAAGGAAGAAGGTGGTCGTCATACCCCGTTCTTCAAGGGCTACCGTCCGCAGTTCTACTTCCGGACCACTGACGTGACCGGTTCTTGCGAACTGCCGGAAGGTGTTGAGATGGTAATGCCGGGTGACAACGTGAAGATGAGTGTTACCCTGATCGCCCCGATCGCCATGGAAGATGGTCTGCGCTTCGCGATTCGTGAAGGCGGCCGTACCGTAGGTGCCGGCGTGGTCTCCAAGATCATCGAGTAA
- the rpmD gene encoding 50S ribosomal protein L30 has protein sequence MANAKTIKVTLTRSPIGCQPKHKLCVKGLGLRKIGHTVEVEDTPSIRGMINRVNYLVRVEEN, from the coding sequence ATGGCGAACGCAAAAACGATCAAAGTAACTCTGACCCGCAGCCCGATCGGCTGCCAGCCCAAGCACAAGCTGTGTGTGAAGGGCCTGGGTCTTCGTAAAATCGGTCACACCGTGGAAGTGGAAGATACTCCTTCCATCCGCGGCATGATCAACCGGGTGAATTACCTGGTTCGGGTTGAGGAGAACTAA
- the rplD gene encoding 50S ribosomal protein L4, which produces MELTITGSGKGISVSDAAFAKDFNESLVHQVVTAYMAGGRQGTKAQKTRSEVSGGGKKPWRQKGTGRARAGTIRSPIWRSGGVTFAAKPRGFEQKVNRKMYRAAMRSIFSELVRQERLVVVDDINVDSPKTKAFNAKLKDIGVTNALILADNVEQNLHLASRNIPHVDVRDIAGLDPVSLVAFEKVVVTVPALKKIEEMLG; this is translated from the coding sequence ATGGAATTGACTATTACAGGTAGCGGCAAGGGAATTTCTGTTTCCGACGCTGCATTCGCCAAAGATTTTAACGAGTCGCTGGTTCACCAGGTGGTTACTGCCTACATGGCGGGTGGTCGTCAGGGAACCAAGGCTCAGAAGACGCGTTCCGAAGTTAGCGGTGGCGGCAAGAAGCCGTGGCGTCAGAAGGGCACTGGTCGTGCCCGTGCTGGTACCATCCGTAGCCCGATCTGGCGCTCCGGTGGTGTGACCTTTGCTGCGAAGCCCCGTGGTTTTGAGCAGAAGGTCAACCGCAAGATGTACCGCGCTGCCATGCGCTCCATTTTTTCCGAGCTGGTTCGCCAGGAGCGTCTGGTGGTTGTTGACGACATCAATGTTGACAGCCCCAAGACCAAGGCCTTCAACGCCAAGCTGAAGGACATCGGTGTGACCAACGCGCTGATTCTGGCCGACAACGTCGAGCAGAACCTGCACCTGGCCTCCCGCAACATCCCGCACGTTGATGTGCGCGATATCGCGGGCCTGGATCCGGTCAGTCTGGTGGCCTTTGAAAAGGTGGTTGTGACTGTTCCCGCTCTGAAGAAAATCGAGGAGATGCTGGGATGA
- the rpsQ gene encoding 30S ribosomal protein S17, translating into MTEATQTARTLSGKVVSNKMEKSIVVLVERQVKHPLYGKYMKRSTKIHAHDESNQCNIGDTVTIQETRPVSKTKSWALVEVTERASKV; encoded by the coding sequence ATGACCGAAGCTACCCAAACTGCCAGAACTCTGAGCGGCAAGGTCGTGAGCAACAAGATGGAGAAGTCCATCGTGGTGCTGGTCGAGCGTCAGGTGAAACACCCTCTGTACGGCAAGTACATGAAGCGCTCCACCAAGATCCATGCTCACGATGAGAGCAATCAGTGCAACATCGGTGACACTGTGACCATCCAGGAAACCCGTCCGGTCTCCAAGACCAAGAGCTGGGCCCTGGTGGAAGTCACCGAACGTGCATCCAAGGTGTAA
- the rpsE gene encoding 30S ribosomal protein S5: MSVNEQKAPELQEKLVQVNRVAKVVKGGRIFAFTALTVVGDGKGRVGFGRGKAREVPVAIQKAMEAARKNMVEVPLDGTTLQYPVKAQHGGSKVYMQPASEGTGIIAGGAMRAVLEVAGVQNVLSKCYGSTNPVNVVRSTIKGLQATKAPEDIAAKRGKTVEEILG; the protein is encoded by the coding sequence ATGAGCGTTAACGAACAGAAGGCGCCTGAGCTCCAGGAGAAGCTGGTTCAGGTCAATCGTGTCGCCAAGGTTGTTAAAGGTGGCCGTATTTTCGCCTTCACCGCACTGACTGTAGTGGGTGATGGCAAGGGTCGCGTTGGTTTCGGTCGTGGCAAGGCACGTGAAGTGCCGGTCGCCATCCAGAAGGCCATGGAAGCTGCACGCAAAAACATGGTGGAAGTACCGCTCGACGGCACTACCCTGCAATACCCGGTGAAGGCTCAGCATGGCGGCTCCAAGGTCTACATGCAGCCGGCGTCCGAAGGTACTGGTATCATCGCCGGCGGTGCGATGCGTGCGGTACTGGAAGTGGCGGGTGTTCAGAACGTACTGTCCAAGTGTTACGGGTCCACCAACCCGGTGAACGTGGTACGTTCCACCATCAAGGGTCTCCAGGCGACCAAGGCGCCTGAAGATATTGCAGCCAAGCGCGGTAAGACCGTGGAAGAGATTCTGGGTTGA
- the rplW gene encoding 50S ribosomal protein L23, giving the protein MNQERIYKVLLGPHVSEKASLAAERGQIVFRVAPDATKPEIKKAVEQLFNVTVEGVQVLNRKGKLKRTIRGFGKRNDIRKAYVKLAEGQDIDFLDVE; this is encoded by the coding sequence ATGAATCAGGAACGTATTTATAAGGTCCTTCTTGGGCCGCACGTATCAGAGAAAGCATCTCTGGCAGCCGAGCGCGGTCAAATCGTGTTCCGTGTAGCGCCTGACGCCACCAAGCCGGAGATCAAGAAAGCCGTTGAGCAACTGTTCAACGTCACCGTCGAAGGTGTTCAGGTTCTGAACCGTAAGGGTAAGCTCAAGCGCACTATCCGCGGGTTCGGCAAGCGTAATGACATTCGTAAGGCTTACGTCAAGCTGGCAGAAGGTCAGGACATCGATTTTCTGGATGTGGAATAA
- the rplE gene encoding 50S ribosomal protein L5: MKEQYSQEVVPALQKEFGYKNVMQVPRIEKITLNMGVGEAVGDKKLIENAVADLERLAGQKAVVTKARKSVAGFKIREGWPIGCKVTLRGERMWDFFDRLVHIAVPRIRDFRGLNPKSFDGRGNYSMGVREQIIFPEIEYDKVDKIRGLDITITTTAGTDDEGRELLKAFGFPFKK, from the coding sequence ATGAAAGAGCAGTACAGTCAGGAAGTGGTACCCGCCCTGCAGAAAGAGTTCGGCTACAAGAACGTGATGCAGGTGCCGCGTATCGAAAAGATCACCCTGAACATGGGTGTCGGCGAAGCGGTTGGTGACAAGAAGCTGATTGAAAACGCTGTGGCGGATCTCGAGCGCCTGGCGGGCCAGAAAGCTGTTGTTACCAAGGCACGTAAGTCCGTTGCGGGTTTCAAGATCCGTGAAGGCTGGCCGATCGGCTGCAAGGTTACCCTGCGTGGCGAGCGTATGTGGGATTTCTTTGATCGTCTGGTGCACATTGCGGTTCCCCGCATTCGTGACTTCCGCGGTCTGAACCCCAAGTCGTTCGACGGTCGTGGTAACTACAGCATGGGCGTGCGTGAGCAGATCATTTTCCCTGAGATCGAGTACGACAAGGTCGACAAGATCCGTGGTCTGGACATCACCATTACCACCACTGCCGGTACCGACGACGAAGGTCGTGAACTGTTGAAAGCCTTTGGCTTTCCGTTCAAGAAATAA
- the rplP gene encoding 50S ribosomal protein L16 — protein MLQPKRTKFRKVMKGRNTGLAHRANKVSFGEYGLKATTRGRITARQIEAARRTMTRRIKRGGKIWIRIFPDKPISSKPLEVRMGKGKGSVEYWVAEIQPGRMLYEMEGVAEDVARDAFALAAAKLPVQTTFVTRTVM, from the coding sequence ATGCTGCAACCAAAACGCACCAAATTCCGCAAGGTAATGAAAGGCCGTAACACCGGTCTTGCTCACCGCGCCAACAAGGTGAGCTTCGGTGAATACGGATTGAAGGCGACAACTCGCGGACGTATAACTGCGCGCCAGATTGAGGCGGCACGTCGTACCATGACACGTCGCATCAAGCGGGGCGGCAAGATCTGGATCCGGATTTTCCCGGACAAGCCGATCTCCAGCAAACCGCTTGAAGTTCGAATGGGTAAAGGTAAGGGTTCTGTCGAGTATTGGGTGGCTGAAATCCAGCCAGGCCGCATGCTCTATGAGATGGAAGGCGTTGCTGAAGATGTAGCACGTGACGCATTCGCTCTTGCGGCGGCCAAACTGCCGGTACAGACCACCTTTGTAACGAGGACGGTGATGTGA
- the rpsS gene encoding 30S ribosomal protein S19, with amino-acid sequence MPRSLKKGPFIDLHLLKKVEAALEANDKRPIKTWSRRSTVFPEMVGLTIAVHNGKQHVPVYVTEDMVGHKLGEFAATRTYRGHAADKKAKR; translated from the coding sequence GTGCCACGTTCTTTGAAGAAAGGTCCTTTTATAGACCTGCATCTGTTGAAGAAGGTCGAGGCAGCTCTGGAAGCTAACGACAAGCGGCCGATCAAAACCTGGTCCCGCCGGTCGACAGTCTTCCCGGAGATGGTAGGCCTGACCATTGCAGTCCACAACGGCAAGCAGCACGTGCCGGTTTATGTCACCGAAGATATGGTTGGACATAAGCTGGGTGAGTTCGCGGCAACGCGTACTTATCGTGGTCATGCGGCCGACAAGAAAGCTAAACGCTGA
- the rplC gene encoding 50S ribosomal protein L3 yields MAIGVVGRKAGMTRIFTEDGQALPVTVIEVEPNRITQLKTLESDGYRAVQVTVGTRRSSRVTKSEAGHFAKAGVEAGRGMWEFRLADGEGEDLAAGGEITASIFEDGQVVDAIGQSKGKGFQGGVKRWNFSMQDATHGNSLSHRAPGSIGQNQTPGKVFKGKKMAGQMGNAQVTVQNLKIVRVDAERNLLLVSGAVPGATGGDVVIKPAVKA; encoded by the coding sequence ATGGCAATTGGTGTTGTCGGTCGTAAGGCCGGTATGACCCGTATTTTTACGGAAGATGGGCAGGCATTGCCCGTAACGGTAATTGAGGTTGAGCCCAACCGCATTACCCAGCTGAAAACTCTTGAAAGCGATGGCTACCGCGCCGTTCAGGTGACTGTCGGTACTCGTCGTTCCTCTCGTGTTACCAAGAGTGAAGCAGGTCACTTTGCCAAGGCGGGCGTAGAAGCCGGTCGTGGCATGTGGGAATTCCGTCTGGCTGATGGCGAAGGTGAAGACCTGGCCGCAGGCGGCGAGATCACTGCTTCCATCTTCGAAGATGGCCAGGTTGTTGACGCCATTGGTCAGTCCAAGGGTAAAGGCTTCCAGGGCGGCGTTAAGCGCTGGAACTTCTCCATGCAGGACGCCACTCACGGTAACTCTCTGTCTCACCGTGCACCGGGTTCCATTGGTCAGAACCAGACTCCGGGCAAGGTATTCAAGGGCAAGAAGATGGCGGGCCAGATGGGTAACGCACAGGTCACTGTGCAGAACCTGAAGATCGTCCGTGTCGACGCCGAGCGCAACCTGCTGCTGGTAAGTGGTGCCGTTCCTGGCGCGACTGGCGGCGATGTTGTCATCAAGCCTGCAGTTAAAGCCTGA
- the rpmC gene encoding 50S ribosomal protein L29, giving the protein MKATELREKSVEELNKELIDLLKEQFNLRMRKATGQLNQSHLLGKVKRDIARVKTVLNEKAGQ; this is encoded by the coding sequence ATGAAAGCAACAGAGCTGCGTGAAAAGTCAGTCGAGGAGCTGAACAAAGAGCTGATCGACCTCCTGAAGGAGCAGTTCAACCTGCGCATGCGCAAGGCGACAGGTCAGCTGAATCAGTCTCACCTTCTCGGCAAGGTGAAGCGCGACATCGCTCGCGTGAAAACAGTATTGAACGAAAAGGCAGGACAGTGA
- the rplB gene encoding 50S ribosomal protein L2, whose product MPIVKTKPTSAGRRHVVKLYNPDLHTGRPYEPLVERKNKTGGRNNVGRITTRHVGGGHKKHYRIIDFKRTKDGIPAVIERLEYDPNRSAHIALVKYADGERRYIIAPKGMQIGDPVRSGIDAPIKVGSTLPLRNIPVGSVIHCVELKPGKGAQLARSAGASVQLVAREGAYATIRLRSGEMRKVLVDCRATLGEVSNSEHSLKQLGKAGASRWRGKRPTVRGVAMNPVDHPHGGGEGRTSGGRHPVTPWGVPTKGHKTRKNKRTDKMIVRRRSAK is encoded by the coding sequence ATGCCGATCGTCAAAACCAAACCAACATCTGCCGGACGCCGTCACGTTGTAAAGCTTTACAACCCGGATCTGCACACTGGGCGCCCTTACGAGCCGTTGGTAGAAAGAAAGAACAAGACGGGTGGTCGTAACAACGTTGGCCGCATCACAACCCGTCACGTTGGTGGTGGTCACAAGAAGCACTACCGCATTATTGATTTCAAGCGGACCAAAGATGGTATCCCGGCGGTCATCGAGCGCCTGGAATACGATCCGAACCGCTCTGCGCACATCGCGCTGGTCAAGTACGCCGATGGCGAGCGTCGCTACATTATCGCTCCCAAGGGCATGCAGATCGGTGATCCTGTGCGTTCCGGTATCGACGCGCCGATCAAGGTGGGCTCCACGCTGCCGCTCCGGAACATTCCGGTCGGTTCCGTGATCCACTGCGTCGAACTCAAGCCTGGCAAAGGTGCACAGCTGGCTCGCTCAGCGGGCGCATCCGTACAGTTGGTTGCTCGGGAAGGGGCGTATGCCACCATCCGCCTGCGTTCAGGTGAAATGCGAAAGGTGCTTGTAGATTGCCGTGCCACGCTGGGTGAAGTATCCAACAGCGAGCACAGCCTCAAGCAGCTTGGTAAAGCGGGTGCATCACGTTGGCGCGGCAAACGGCCAACAGTACGTGGTGTTGCTATGAACCCAGTTGACCACCCGCATGGTGGTGGTGAAGGGCGTACCTCTGGCGGACGTCACCCGGTTACTCCGTGGGGTGTTCCGACCAAAGGGCATAAGACTCGTAAGAACAAGCGTACTGACAAGATGATAGTACGTCGTCGTTCGGCCAAGTAA
- the rpsC gene encoding 30S ribosomal protein S3 — protein sequence MGHKVNPTGIRLGVIKEHNSVWYADKKEYSRNLLNDIQVREFLDKRLVKASVSKIVIERPAQNARITIHTARPGIVIGKKGEDVDRLRREVSDMMGVPVHINIEEVRKPDLDARLVAQNVAGQLERRVMFRRAMKRAVQNAMRQGAKGIKIQVGGRLGGAEIARSEWYREGRVPLHTLRADIDYATYEAHTTYGVIGVKVWIFKGEILGGMEQVRADKKASGKKGSK from the coding sequence ATGGGTCATAAAGTAAATCCAACCGGCATTCGCCTGGGTGTGATCAAAGAGCACAACTCAGTCTGGTATGCCGACAAGAAGGAATACTCCCGCAACCTGCTTAACGATATTCAGGTTCGTGAGTTCCTCGACAAGCGTCTGGTCAAGGCGTCTGTCAGCAAGATTGTGATCGAGCGCCCGGCTCAGAACGCCCGGATCACGATCCATACTGCCCGCCCCGGTATTGTTATCGGTAAGAAGGGCGAAGATGTTGACCGTCTGCGTCGCGAAGTCAGCGACATGATGGGTGTGCCTGTGCACATCAACATCGAAGAAGTCCGCAAGCCGGACCTGGATGCCCGCCTGGTCGCGCAGAACGTTGCCGGTCAGCTGGAGCGTCGTGTGATGTTCCGTCGCGCTATGAAGCGTGCGGTGCAGAACGCCATGCGCCAGGGTGCCAAGGGCATCAAGATCCAGGTAGGCGGTCGTCTCGGGGGTGCTGAAATCGCGCGTTCCGAGTGGTATCGCGAAGGTCGTGTTCCGCTGCACACACTGCGTGCAGACATTGATTACGCAACCTACGAAGCGCATACCACTTACGGCGTTATCGGCGTCAAGGTATGGATCTTCAAAGGTGAGATTCTTGGTGGTATGGAGCAGGTCCGTGCTGACAAGAAAGCCTCTGGGAAGAAAGGTTCTAAGTAA
- the rpsN gene encoding 30S ribosomal protein S14: MAKVSMKNRELKREKTVAKYAAKRAELKAIIKNPNTSDDDRWNAQMKLQQLPRDASPSRLRNRCQVTGRPHGVLRKFELSRIKLREYGMRGDVPGLTKASW, encoded by the coding sequence ATGGCTAAGGTTTCCATGAAGAACCGCGAGCTCAAGCGCGAGAAAACCGTTGCGAAGTATGCAGCGAAGCGCGCCGAGCTCAAGGCAATTATCAAGAACCCGAATACCAGCGACGACGACCGTTGGAACGCACAGATGAAGCTGCAGCAGCTTCCTCGCGATGCATCTCCTTCGCGTCTTCGGAATCGTTGCCAGGTGACTGGTCGTCCCCATGGCGTTCTGCGCAAGTTCGAGCTGTCACGGATCAAACTCCGTGAATACGGCATGCGCGGTGACGTTCCGGGCCTGACCAAGGCAAGCTGGTAA
- the rpsJ gene encoding 30S ribosomal protein S10 yields MQSQKIRIRLKAFDYRLIDQSTQEIVDTAKRTGAQVRGPIPLPTRKEKYTVLISPHVNKDARDQYEIRTHKRLLDIVEPTEKTVDALMKLDLAAGVDVQISLG; encoded by the coding sequence ATGCAAAGCCAAAAAATTCGAATCCGGTTGAAGGCGTTTGACTATCGCCTGATCGACCAGTCCACGCAGGAGATCGTCGATACCGCCAAGCGGACCGGCGCTCAGGTGCGTGGCCCAATCCCTCTGCCGACGCGGAAGGAAAAGTACACTGTTCTGATCTCCCCGCACGTCAACAAGGACGCGCGTGATCAGTATGAAATTCGTACTCACAAGCGTCTGCTCGACATCGTTGAGCCGACGGAAAAGACAGTAGATGCTCTGATGAAACTGGACCTGGCAGCAGGTGTAGACGTTCAGATCAGCCTCGGCTAA
- the rplR gene encoding 50S ribosomal protein L18 — protein MSANNERLRRARKVRMKIRELGTNRLCVHRTPRHMYAQVTTADGSKVLASASTLDKELRQGATGNVDAAKKVGQLIAERAKAAGVEQVAFDRSGYRYHGRVQALADAAREAGLQF, from the coding sequence ATGAGCGCGAATAACGAAAGATTGCGTCGCGCACGCAAAGTGCGCATGAAGATCCGTGAGCTGGGTACCAATCGTCTGTGCGTGCACCGCACGCCGCGTCATATGTACGCCCAGGTCACTACTGCAGATGGCAGCAAAGTGCTGGCTTCTGCCTCCACGTTGGATAAGGAACTGCGCCAGGGTGCAACCGGTAACGTGGACGCTGCCAAGAAGGTCGGTCAGCTGATTGCTGAGCGTGCCAAGGCAGCAGGTGTTGAGCAGGTTGCTTTCGACCGCTCCGGTTACCGTTATCACGGTCGTGTCCAGGCTCTGGCCGACGCAGCCCGTGAAGCTGGCTTGCAATTCTAA
- the rplV gene encoding 50S ribosomal protein L22, with amino-acid sequence MEVAAKYKGARLSAQKARLVADQVRGKAVEDALNILTFSPKKAAVVIKKALESAIANAEHNEGLDVDELRVSTVMVDEGPTLKRIKARAKGRADRIFKRTCHITVKVADK; translated from the coding sequence ATGGAAGTAGCAGCCAAGTACAAGGGCGCTCGCCTCTCAGCTCAGAAAGCACGTCTTGTCGCTGACCAAGTACGCGGCAAGGCTGTTGAGGACGCCCTGAACATTCTGACTTTCAGCCCGAAGAAGGCGGCGGTTGTGATCAAGAAGGCTCTTGAGTCCGCCATCGCCAACGCTGAGCACAACGAAGGTCTGGACGTTGACGAACTGCGGGTTTCCACCGTGATGGTGGATGAGGGTCCGACGCTCAAGCGAATCAAAGCTCGAGCCAAGGGGCGCGCTGACCGGATTTTCAAGCGCACCTGCCATATCACCGTCAAGGTCGCCGACAAGTAG